One part of the Chitinispirillales bacterium ANBcel5 genome encodes these proteins:
- the nifK gene encoding nitrogenase molybdenum-iron protein subunit beta — translation MLLRHTSEKIQERKALTINPAKTCQPIGAMYAALGIHGCMPHSHGSQGCCSYHRSTLTRHYKEPVMSGTSSFTEGASVFGGQANLVQAIDNLFTIYDPQVIAVHTTCLSETIGDDIPQIVSKAKDSGKVPEGKHVIHCNTPSYVGSHVTGYANMVKAMVTYFAQNSGDKNETINLICGWVEPSDMREIKRLSQMLNTQIILFPDTSNVLDAPQTGKLQFYPKGGTTVDQLTKAGDSKYSIGLGKFSTEDAAKEMDSRCGVPFSVLDVPIGLSATDRFIMEMAKVTGNKIPDEITDERGRLVDMITDMQQYLYGKRVALWGDPDTIIPLTEFLVDLEMKPVYIVSGTPGKYFEKRITEIAGDRVEGLKVKGGSCADMFLMHQWIKNEPVDLLIGNTYGKYIARDEDIPLLRMGFPIMDRVGHSCFPRVGYNGSMRILEGILGCLMDRLDRDAPEESFELVM, via the coding sequence ATGTTGTTACGACATACATCGGAAAAAATTCAGGAGCGTAAGGCTTTAACAATAAATCCGGCAAAAACCTGTCAACCAATAGGAGCCATGTATGCCGCGCTCGGTATTCACGGCTGTATGCCGCATAGTCACGGCTCACAGGGATGCTGTTCCTATCATCGAAGTACTTTGACAAGGCACTATAAAGAACCGGTAATGTCCGGTACCAGTTCTTTTACAGAGGGTGCTTCTGTTTTTGGGGGACAGGCAAATCTGGTGCAGGCTATTGATAACCTTTTTACCATATACGATCCTCAGGTAATTGCTGTGCATACAACCTGTCTGTCCGAAACCATAGGAGATGATATCCCGCAGATCGTTTCAAAGGCAAAAGATAGTGGTAAAGTACCTGAGGGTAAGCATGTGATCCATTGTAACACTCCAAGTTACGTCGGTAGCCATGTGACCGGGTATGCAAATATGGTAAAAGCCATGGTTACGTATTTTGCGCAAAACAGTGGGGATAAAAATGAAACAATAAATCTGATTTGTGGATGGGTTGAACCGTCAGATATGAGAGAAATAAAGAGATTATCTCAGATGCTTAATACCCAAATAATTCTTTTCCCCGACACATCGAATGTACTGGACGCTCCGCAAACAGGGAAATTACAGTTCTACCCCAAAGGAGGTACAACAGTTGACCAGTTGACCAAAGCTGGTGATAGCAAGTACTCCATTGGGCTTGGAAAATTCAGTACAGAAGACGCTGCAAAGGAGATGGATTCCAGGTGCGGAGTTCCCTTTTCTGTACTCGATGTGCCCATTGGGTTGTCTGCAACAGATCGGTTTATTATGGAAATGGCTAAAGTCACAGGGAATAAAATACCTGATGAAATTACCGATGAACGGGGTCGGCTTGTTGATATGATAACAGATATGCAGCAGTATCTGTATGGAAAACGGGTCGCACTTTGGGGAGATCCTGACACCATTATTCCACTCACCGAGTTTCTTGTAGATCTTGAAATGAAACCTGTTTACATAGTAAGTGGTACACCGGGCAAATATTTCGAGAAACGAATCACGGAAATCGCCGGAGATAGGGTAGAGGGGTTAAAAGTAAAGGGAGGAAGCTGTGCGGACATGTTTCTGATGCATCAATGGATCAAAAACGAACCAGTCGATCTGCTGATAGGAAATACTTACGGTAAATATATCGCTCGTGATGAGGATATACCATTGCTTCGTATGGGATTTCCGATAATGGATAGAGTTGGGCATAGTTGCTTTCCCAGGGTCGGATACAATGGAAGTATGAGGATACTGGAAGGTATACTCGGATGTCTGATGGATAGACTTGACAGAGATGCCCCTGAGGAGTCATTTGAACTGGTAATGTAA
- the nifE gene encoding nitrogenase iron-molybdenum cofactor biosynthesis protein NifE, producing the protein MKMTDIDILSDRKRQINKAGTEGLAMECEKHSLAGAVSQRACVFCGSRVVLYPVTDALHLIHGPIGCAAYTWDIRGALSSGPQLHRMSFSTDLREMDVIHGGENKLYKSLIELIDKYNPKAAFVYSTCVVGVIGDDVASVCARVKREKGIPVIAVHSEGFKGSKKDGYKAACDALLNLVGTLPVDTIPRLSVNILGDFNIAGESWIIKNYYEKMGIRVVSTITGDARVKDIMQAHGASLNIVQCSGSMTWLAQQMESNYGIPYIRASYFGIEDTAKALYDVADFFDDPELTDRARKLVRCEVEKVIPQIKRYSEALRGKKAAVYVGGAFKAFSLIKSLRMLNMDTVVVGSQTGNKSDYEVLKAMCNKGTIIVDDANTLELARFILEKDVDLFIGGVKERPIAYKLGVGFCDHNHERKIALAGFEGMVNFSREVFNTVTSPVWKFVPRRQTKKEVYFD; encoded by the coding sequence ATGAAAATGACCGATATAGATATACTCAGCGATCGAAAACGGCAGATCAATAAAGCTGGAACTGAAGGGTTGGCAATGGAGTGTGAAAAACATTCCCTTGCAGGGGCTGTTTCGCAGAGAGCATGCGTTTTTTGTGGGTCGCGTGTCGTACTGTATCCGGTTACCGACGCACTTCACCTTATACACGGACCCATTGGCTGCGCTGCCTACACCTGGGATATACGAGGTGCACTGTCATCCGGACCACAACTGCACAGAATGAGTTTTTCTACCGATTTAAGGGAAATGGATGTAATACATGGAGGAGAAAATAAGCTTTATAAGTCGCTAATTGAGCTTATTGACAAGTATAATCCAAAAGCAGCATTCGTTTACTCTACCTGTGTGGTTGGTGTTATTGGTGATGACGTTGCGAGTGTATGTGCAAGAGTCAAAAGGGAAAAAGGAATACCGGTTATTGCCGTTCATTCGGAGGGTTTTAAAGGAAGTAAAAAGGATGGATACAAAGCAGCCTGTGATGCATTGCTTAATTTGGTCGGCACACTTCCGGTTGATACTATTCCCCGTCTTAGTGTAAATATACTCGGAGATTTTAATATCGCGGGAGAGTCCTGGATTATTAAAAACTACTATGAAAAAATGGGGATACGAGTAGTATCGACTATAACGGGAGATGCACGGGTAAAAGACATTATGCAGGCCCATGGAGCATCACTTAACATCGTTCAATGCAGCGGGTCAATGACATGGCTTGCGCAGCAAATGGAGTCGAATTATGGAATACCCTACATACGGGCATCATATTTCGGAATTGAAGATACGGCAAAAGCGTTGTATGATGTTGCCGATTTTTTTGATGACCCTGAGTTGACAGATCGAGCAAGGAAACTGGTTCGCTGTGAGGTCGAAAAAGTTATTCCTCAGATAAAACGGTATAGCGAGGCATTACGGGGCAAAAAGGCCGCTGTTTATGTGGGAGGAGCCTTCAAAGCATTTTCACTGATAAAGTCACTGAGAATGCTTAATATGGATACAGTTGTTGTAGGATCACAAACTGGTAACAAAAGCGATTATGAGGTACTTAAAGCAATGTGTAACAAAGGAACCATAATCGTTGATGATGCTAATACCCTTGAGCTTGCACGCTTTATACTCGAAAAGGATGTGGATCTGTTTATTGGTGGAGTGAAAGAACGTCCTATTGCTTATAAACTGGGGGTAGGATTTTGTGATCATAACCATGAGAGGAAGATCGCTCTGGCAGGATTTGAGGGGATGGTAAATTTTTCGCGTGAGGTTTTCAATACTGTAACCAGTCCTGTGTGGAAGTTTGTTCCGCGAAGACAAACAAAAAAGGAAGTGTATTTTGACTAA
- a CDS encoding nitrogenase component 1 — protein MTKINKVIKTHTSTRNACKLCAPLGASMVLKGIEQAMPILHGSQGCATYIRRYVIGHFREPFDIASSSFTEETTVFGGGENLMRAIENIITQYNPEIIGIATTCLAETIGEDIQLHLAALAGKKADLPTIVHVSTPSYKGTHMDGFFAAVKTLVRKFAVKGTRINKVAVFPGMLSPQDYRYIKQMLFDFQLPSVVIPDFSDTLDGGSWQDYQKIPPGGTAIDDLKDCGRCCGAIEFGLSISEDQSSAEYLSKSYGMPSYKMPIPIGIENSDEFFSTLCTISGHPVPDKYSMARMRLIDAYVDGHKYAAGKSVALYGEEDLVCALASFMSEIGMTVSVCISGCKPESLRKAMEKRVPAVAASARILEDADFEDLLNAIEESPVDLIIGNSKGYTVSRKLSVPLVRVGFPIHDRLGAQRFSLVGYEGTTELFDRIINAIIEKKQESSDIGYLTW, from the coding sequence TTGACTAAAATAAACAAAGTAATAAAGACTCACACTTCAACACGTAATGCTTGTAAATTATGTGCTCCTCTTGGTGCTTCCATGGTTTTAAAGGGAATTGAACAGGCAATGCCGATTCTACATGGATCTCAGGGGTGTGCCACCTATATTCGACGTTATGTGATAGGACATTTCAGAGAGCCATTTGACATAGCCTCTTCAAGTTTCACCGAAGAAACAACGGTTTTTGGTGGAGGCGAAAACCTTATGCGGGCAATTGAAAACATTATTACCCAATACAACCCTGAAATCATAGGAATAGCTACTACTTGTCTGGCAGAAACTATTGGTGAAGATATTCAATTGCACCTTGCCGCACTTGCAGGGAAAAAAGCGGATCTGCCAACAATTGTACATGTCAGTACACCAAGTTATAAAGGAACACACATGGACGGTTTTTTCGCTGCGGTTAAAACTCTAGTTAGAAAATTTGCTGTCAAAGGAACCCGCATTAATAAAGTAGCAGTATTCCCCGGAATGCTATCACCTCAGGATTACAGATACATAAAACAAATGCTCTTTGATTTCCAGTTGCCTTCAGTTGTGATACCGGACTTTTCAGATACATTGGATGGCGGCTCCTGGCAAGACTACCAGAAAATACCACCTGGTGGAACCGCAATTGATGATTTAAAAGATTGCGGGCGGTGTTGTGGTGCAATAGAGTTTGGTTTGTCTATATCTGAAGATCAGTCTTCTGCCGAGTATCTCAGTAAATCGTATGGTATGCCCTCCTACAAAATGCCAATACCAATTGGAATAGAAAACAGCGATGAGTTCTTTTCGACTCTTTGCACCATAAGTGGTCATCCTGTCCCGGATAAATACAGCATGGCAAGAATGCGATTAATTGATGCATACGTTGATGGACATAAATATGCTGCAGGTAAATCGGTGGCATTATATGGAGAGGAAGATTTGGTTTGTGCGCTTGCCTCATTTATGTCTGAAATTGGTATGACTGTATCGGTGTGCATATCTGGATGTAAACCAGAAAGCCTGAGAAAGGCTATGGAAAAAAGGGTACCCGCAGTAGCGGCATCAGCCCGTATACTGGAAGATGCTGATTTTGAGGATTTGTTGAATGCTATTGAGGAATCACCTGTTGACCTGATAATTGGGAATAGTAAGGGGTACACAGTTTCCAGAAAATTATCGGTGCCGCTGGTACGAGTGGGTTTTCCAATTCATGATCGATTAGGCGCACAGCGTTTCAGCCTGGTGGGATATGAGGGTACAACTGAGCTCTTTGATCGTATCATTAACGCAATTATCGAAAAGAAGCAGGAAAGTTCTGATATTGGGTATTTAACATGGTAA
- a CDS encoding GNAT family N-acetyltransferase — MNKETFEIRNAREEDVEEMVKLLAQLFSIEDDFKIDEANQRNGLAALLRDHKRSVVKVAKKNNRVIGLCTAQVSISTAQGGLSAGIEDLIVDKTHRGFGIGTKLLQHITSWALSAGCLRLQLLVDKRNEPALRFYNTLGWNRTHMVCMQKTRSAHSMTFNTITQSENSRR, encoded by the coding sequence ATGAATAAAGAAACGTTTGAAATCAGAAATGCCCGCGAAGAGGATGTCGAGGAAATGGTAAAGCTTCTTGCCCAGCTGTTTAGTATAGAAGATGATTTTAAAATTGATGAAGCCAATCAACGTAATGGGCTAGCTGCATTACTTAGAGACCATAAAAGGAGTGTGGTTAAAGTAGCTAAAAAAAATAATCGTGTCATAGGGTTATGCACGGCTCAGGTATCAATATCGACCGCACAGGGGGGGCTCAGTGCGGGAATAGAAGATCTTATTGTTGACAAAACACATCGAGGGTTTGGGATCGGTACTAAATTACTTCAGCATATAACATCCTGGGCACTTTCTGCAGGATGTCTTCGGTTGCAACTGTTGGTGGATAAAAGAAATGAGCCAGCTCTTAGATTTTACAATACACTTGGATGGAACCGTACCCATATGGTATGTATGCAAAAAACCAGGTCTGCTCACAGCATGACATTCAATACCATTACACAATCAGAAAATTCAAGGAGGTAA
- a CDS encoding radical SAM protein yields MALDISRHPCFNMSMRHKYGRLHLPVAPSCNIQCRFCNRKYDCVNESRPGVTSAVLKPWQALFYLEKTLAIQPDISVVGIAGPGDPFACPQETLSTLQMVRDHFPEMLLCVASNGMNVSPYVQDLAALNVSHVTITVNTIDSEIGSKVYRWMRYSTKVMRGEEGASKLIEQQLAAIKKLKENGITVKVNTIVIPGINDNHIEDLASCMKDYGVDILNCMPLYPAPGSEFENVKEPSTVTMADIRKKAKAFIPQMTHCARCRADAVGKIGERNREEINQLLKGCCTGLKRDSEKSNVNSIAVASMEGLLVNQHLGNALEVSVFRKSDDGPTLVERRKTPPPGKGDDRWHELARILHDCHTLCVQYAGKRPIEILAQHGIEVILMEGLIETALNELFNGRCVPVYMTQKVPRSCGSGCGGSGGGCAG; encoded by the coding sequence ATGGCACTTGATATATCCCGACACCCCTGTTTTAATATGAGTATGCGCCACAAATACGGACGTCTTCACTTACCTGTAGCGCCTTCCTGCAACATTCAATGCAGATTTTGCAATAGAAAATATGATTGTGTGAATGAATCCAGGCCCGGAGTTACTTCTGCTGTGTTAAAACCGTGGCAGGCACTCTTTTATCTTGAAAAGACGCTTGCTATTCAGCCAGACATAAGCGTGGTTGGCATAGCGGGTCCCGGTGATCCTTTTGCTTGTCCCCAGGAAACACTAAGTACACTTCAAATGGTGCGGGACCACTTTCCGGAAATGCTTCTTTGTGTGGCTTCAAATGGAATGAATGTTTCTCCCTATGTTCAGGATCTTGCCGCACTTAATGTTTCTCACGTAACCATAACAGTGAACACCATCGATTCGGAAATTGGCAGCAAAGTATACCGATGGATGCGGTATAGTACAAAGGTAATGAGGGGAGAAGAAGGTGCTTCGAAGTTAATCGAGCAACAGCTTGCTGCAATAAAAAAACTGAAAGAAAATGGAATAACGGTAAAGGTAAACACTATTGTGATACCTGGAATCAATGATAATCATATTGAGGATCTGGCGTCCTGTATGAAAGATTACGGAGTCGATATACTAAACTGCATGCCGCTTTATCCTGCTCCGGGTTCAGAGTTTGAAAATGTTAAAGAACCATCAACGGTTACAATGGCAGACATCCGTAAAAAGGCAAAAGCCTTTATTCCTCAAATGACTCATTGTGCAAGATGTCGGGCCGATGCTGTTGGTAAAATTGGTGAGAGGAACAGAGAAGAGATAAATCAATTGTTAAAGGGATGCTGTACGGGACTAAAAAGAGATTCGGAAAAAAGTAATGTTAACTCTATCGCGGTGGCTTCCATGGAAGGGTTGTTAGTAAATCAACACCTGGGAAATGCTTTGGAAGTATCAGTATTTAGAAAATCGGACGATGGTCCCACCCTGGTAGAGAGGAGAAAAACACCCCCACCGGGAAAAGGTGATGATCGATGGCATGAACTGGCCCGAATTCTTCATGATTGTCATACCTTATGCGTGCAATATGCCGGGAAAAGACCAATAGAAATATTGGCACAGCATGGCATAGAGGTCATTTTAATGGAAGGGCTTATTGAGACCGCCTTGAATGAATTGTTCAACGGACGTTGCGTACCGGTGTATATGACACAAAAGGTCCCCCGTTCATGCGGAAGCGGATGTGGTGGATCCGGAGGCGGATGCGCCGGGTGA
- a CDS encoding (2Fe-2S) ferredoxin domain-containing protein, with protein sequence MQKPQYHILVCNSFRMSGEPQGVCNKKGSDSLLQYLEDEIVDRGIDAQTSATGCLKVCDRGPAMVIYPNGYWYGDVTEEKLDQILDALEDGESVEEYLMS encoded by the coding sequence ATGCAAAAGCCACAGTACCATATTCTGGTCTGTAATTCTTTCAGAATGAGTGGAGAGCCCCAGGGGGTATGTAATAAAAAAGGGTCAGATTCACTGTTGCAATATCTGGAAGATGAAATTGTTGATCGTGGTATCGATGCGCAAACTTCGGCTACAGGATGTCTGAAAGTATGTGACAGAGGGCCGGCGATGGTCATTTATCCAAATGGATATTGGTACGGAGACGTTACCGAAGAGAAGCTTGATCAGATACTCGATGCACTGGAAGATGGTGAATCTGTTGAAGAATATCTTATGAGTTGA
- the modA gene encoding molybdate ABC transporter substrate-binding protein — translation MKRNFTITVQLICFALMYSLFFAGCINVEEKSPSQNQSENVTIFSTSGAQQAVEVLSNQFESEKKISVLRNYASTGVLARQIQRGAESDLFVSANAQWVDYLIKKGIVSEDRSVAFTSNSLVLITAVSENPQVPKFRSDYPENKLLELNLTIGDPGYVPVGNYSKMVLDNLGWWNTMKGNLLLAKDVTTVLHYVQRKEVTFGIVYHSEAVNAPNVKIVAEIPQEFHETICFFVVLLNKNNTNAVELFNSFNSRKSREILTERGFLPLEEHCFL, via the coding sequence ATGAAACGAAACTTTACCATAACCGTTCAATTAATTTGTTTTGCCTTAATGTATTCTCTATTCTTTGCTGGATGTATCAATGTAGAAGAAAAATCACCATCTCAAAATCAAAGCGAAAATGTAACCATATTTTCGACTTCTGGTGCACAACAGGCAGTAGAGGTTTTGAGTAACCAGTTTGAGTCTGAAAAAAAAATATCTGTACTAAGAAACTATGCATCCACAGGTGTCCTGGCACGGCAAATTCAAAGGGGTGCAGAAAGTGATTTGTTCGTTTCCGCAAATGCCCAATGGGTAGATTACCTGATAAAAAAGGGAATAGTTAGCGAAGATAGATCAGTGGCTTTTACATCCAATTCACTGGTTCTAATAACTGCTGTATCAGAAAATCCTCAAGTCCCAAAGTTTCGTAGTGATTATCCTGAAAATAAACTGCTCGAACTTAACCTCACAATAGGGGATCCTGGCTATGTTCCTGTAGGGAACTATTCAAAAATGGTTTTGGACAATCTTGGGTGGTGGAATACAATGAAGGGTAACCTTCTTTTAGCTAAAGATGTTACTACCGTGCTACACTATGTGCAACGGAAAGAGGTTACTTTTGGGATAGTATATCACTCAGAAGCAGTAAATGCACCAAACGTTAAAATAGTGGCAGAAATACCTCAGGAATTTCATGAAACAATCTGTTTTTTCGTTGTATTGTTAAACAAAAACAATACTAATGCTGTTGAATTATTTAATTCTTTCAATTCCCGGAAGAGCAGAGAAATACTCACTGAGCGTGGGTTTCTCCCTCTTGAGGAGCATTGTTTCTTATGA
- the modB gene encoding molybdate ABC transporter permease subunit — MMGEELVVIRLTFYVALVTSIAVLPLSLIIAWVLARKKFRGKALVEALITLPLVAPPVVTGYMLLLLFGRNGWVGRPLFQMFGIRMTFNFFSLICASLVVSLPLAVRSIRASFEMIDPMYETVAQTLGKTPIETFFRVSLPMALPGVLSAMVLTFARSLGEFGATITLAGNIPNKTQTISLLVYSYMQVPGMEKQAALMVLISLAVSFLAIAASEMLNKRHLR, encoded by the coding sequence ATGATGGGCGAGGAGCTTGTAGTAATCAGGTTAACTTTTTATGTTGCATTAGTGACTTCGATTGCAGTGCTACCATTGTCATTGATAATTGCCTGGGTATTAGCGAGGAAAAAGTTTAGGGGAAAAGCTTTAGTTGAGGCTCTTATTACATTGCCTCTTGTTGCACCTCCGGTTGTCACTGGTTATATGCTTCTGTTACTGTTTGGAAGAAACGGTTGGGTTGGAAGACCATTGTTTCAAATGTTTGGAATAAGAATGACCTTCAATTTCTTTTCATTGATTTGTGCATCTTTGGTCGTATCACTGCCTCTTGCGGTCAGATCAATCAGAGCATCTTTTGAAATGATCGACCCTATGTACGAAACGGTTGCCCAGACCTTAGGAAAGACACCAATAGAAACTTTTTTTCGTGTAAGTCTACCAATGGCATTACCCGGTGTATTGTCTGCAATGGTTCTGACTTTTGCCCGAAGTCTTGGAGAGTTTGGGGCAACTATCACCCTGGCGGGAAATATACCAAATAAAACACAGACAATTTCACTTTTGGTTTACAGCTATATGCAGGTCCCTGGAATGGAAAAACAAGCAGCCCTAATGGTACTTATATCGCTTGCTGTTTCATTTCTTGCGATCGCAGCTTCAGAAATGTTAAACAAGAGGCACTTGAGGTAA
- a CDS encoding ATP-binding cassette domain-containing protein encodes MELVLKKLRYRAGEKVFYYDAGITFGIAGITGISGAGKTTLFKIIAGVVRPFSGQLTIDNKVIFDKKRKIDLPIHKRNIGTVFQQNYLFPHLSVIKNLTFSQNNLSHKHMAHYEETIQLLKIGHLLEKKPKQISGGECQRVAIGRALIQKPELLLLDEPLSNLDKNQRNRIISYLLKIHERFSLPMMIISHDLEDIRNLTERIIVIENGTIANGRSNVCQASTR; translated from the coding sequence ATGGAACTGGTACTAAAAAAACTACGCTATCGGGCAGGTGAAAAGGTCTTCTATTATGATGCTGGTATTACTTTTGGAATAGCTGGAATAACAGGCATCTCGGGGGCAGGGAAAACAACTCTTTTCAAGATTATAGCCGGAGTTGTTCGTCCTTTTTCAGGACAGCTAACCATTGATAATAAAGTTATTTTTGATAAGAAGAGAAAAATTGATCTACCCATACATAAAAGAAATATCGGTACTGTATTTCAACAGAATTACCTGTTTCCTCACCTATCAGTAATTAAAAATTTGACTTTTAGTCAAAATAACCTGTCTCATAAACATATGGCTCATTATGAAGAGACAATACAATTACTAAAAATTGGCCATTTGCTTGAAAAGAAGCCAAAACAGATATCTGGTGGGGAGTGTCAGCGAGTTGCTATCGGAAGAGCACTTATTCAAAAGCCTGAACTGCTGCTATTGGATGAGCCGCTTTCGAATTTGGATAAAAACCAGAGGAACCGAATAATCTCCTATCTTTTAAAAATTCATGAGAGATTTTCACTTCCTATGATGATTATCAGCCATGATTTAGAAGATATTAGGAATTTAACAGAGAGAATCATAGTAATTGAGAATGGTACGATTGCAAACGGTAGGTCTAATGTATGCCAGGCATCCACAAGATGA